Within Xiphophorus hellerii strain 12219 chromosome 10, Xiphophorus_hellerii-4.1, whole genome shotgun sequence, the genomic segment gagctgtggccgcaaggttgtcggtgcctgtcgcggcggcaaacCCTCgtacccgttggtggacacccttcggtgagggatgccgtcaggctgaagaaagagtcctaccgggcctttttggcctgtgggactctggaagcagctgatgggtaccggcaggcgaagcggcatgcggctcggttggttgctgaggcaaaaactcgggcgtgggaggagtttggagaggccatggataaagacttccgtacggcttgaggcgattctggtccaccatccggcgtctcagggggggggaagcagtacggcaccaacactgtttatagtggcgatggtgtgctgctgacttctactcgggacgttgtgggccggtgggcagagtacttcgaagacctcctcaatcccaccaacatgccttctattgaagaagctgagcctggggactctgggttgggctctccaatctctggggacgaggtcgccgaggtggttgagaagctcctcggtggcaaggctccgggggtggatgagatccgcccggagttccttaaggctctggatgttgtagggttgtgttggctgacgcgactctgcaatatcgcattgacatcgggggcagttcccctggactggcagaccggggtggtggtccccctgttcaaaaagggggaccggagggtgtgctccaattatagaggggtcacactcttaagcctccctgacaaggtctattcaggggtcctggagaggagggtccgtcggatagtcgaacctcggatccaggaagagcagtgtggttttcgtcctggtcgtggaacactggaccagctctacaccctcggcagggtcctggagggtgcatgggagttcgcccaaccagtctacatgtgttttgtggacttggagaaggcgttcgaccgtgtccctcggggagccctgtggggggttttccgggagtatggggtaccgggccctttgatacgggctgtcaggtccctgtatgaccggtgtcagagtctggtccgcattgccggcagtaagtcgggctcgtttccggtgagagttggactccgccagggctaccctttgtcaccgattctgttcattactttcatggacagaatttctaggtgcagccaaggtgttgaggggatccgatttggtggccttaggatctcatctctgctttttgcagatgatgtggtccttttggcttcatcagatcgtgatctgcagctctcgctggagcggttcgcagccgagtgtgaagcggccgggatgggtatcagtgcctccaaatccgaggccatggtcttgagccggaaaagggtagagtgccttctccgggtcaggggagGTGTCCTGCCCCacgtggaggagttcaagtatctcgggatcttgttcacaaatgagcgaagaagggagcgggagatcgacaggcggattggcgcagcgtctgctgtcaagcaggcgctgtaccggtccgtcgtggtgaagagagagctgagccaaaaagcgaagctctcgatttaccggtcgatctacgttcccaccctcatctatggtcatgagctttgggtcatgaccgaaagaacgagatcgcggatacaagcggccgaaatgggttttctccgtagggtggctgggctctcccttagggatagggtgagaagctcagtcatccgggagggagtcagagtagagccgctgctctacatcgagaggagccagttgaggtggctcgggcatctggccaggatgcctcctggacgcctccctggtgaggtgttccgggcacgtcccaccgggaggaggccccggggaagacccaggacacgctggagggactatgtctctcggctggcctgggaacgcctcgggattcccccggaagagctagaagaagtggctggggagagggaagtctgggcctccctccTGAAgttgctacccccgcgacccgacctcggataagctgaagaagatggatggatggatgttttcccttaacatataattacccagtaatatttttacttttactgtctACTTAATAtctttttatacaaaaacacggtggaccgcctcggcgccccgcccaccgggcttagcaagttttctgggggaaaccctgcagtcTACCCACGTCTCTTGGAAAAAACTGTGTGAAAAATAGACACTtgcttttttctccctttctctcttgTTTTGGAAACCTGACTTTACTTCATGGTAATTACTTCTATTCCACCAAACAGGAATTGGCTTTAACTTCTGTCAAGAAGGTTTGGTTTCTGCCAAAACTTTATCAATGGAGCTGAACTGAGCCTGACTGAACATAATACAGAGTCTTTCTCAATGTTCTGCTTGGTGGCGATTTGCAGAATTGATTGGAATGCAAAGCGCCGATGGGTTTGTCATTGCAACATACGCCAGAGCTTTGTTGAGGCGCATGGGCCATTCGAGGTTGCttacaactttaatttttgttgctaCAGTAATAAAGAACAGATGTTTATGCAAATGAGGATCGGAATGAAGACATGAAACCAAAACCATCAACAGGGTTTAAAGtgctcagtttcttttttaatgtgcATTAGAAAACAAGCTGCTCTATGCATTAAATGTTTCAGCATAGAATTATGTATAAGACTCTAAGGAACTATAACAGGACTAAATCAAGCTGCTGTTTGAACTATTTTTGTCTTGGAGCCACTAGGTTTAATTATCGCCATCTTGCTTTCTCGCCTGGAGATCCATAGTATGTTTTGACTGATTTCTTGACCCCTTCCAGTCAGAAAGACTAAAGTGGTTAAGtacattttcataattatacatttgtaattttagtCTTTGGATCACTTGAAAAGGCTTTAAGTGATTAAAATCAATACTTCCTTCTTTTACTcatatttaaaagcttttgttattgtgttttgtgCAGATCTCTCACAGTGCTGGGTgtgtaaagaggaggaggttctcaATGAATTCAGCAACCAGGAGAGGAAGTCCACTTCAGATaaagaagaaccagaacatcaagagtccaaagaggaagagaagcaactctgcatcagtcaggatgaagagcatcttgtgctgaaacaggagactgatgacATTTTGGTGAATCCTCTTAATGTGCAAAGAATccacaatgaaacagaaccacagaggaaccaactcatctctcatggCTCTGCTGAGGATGAGAACCAGGATCAGGAAGGCAGCAATTCTGAAGACCcaggaaaagagaaaaggaagaacagaaacagaaggagAGATATGAGAAAAtcaaagagcagaaaagcagaactgacactgaaaagcaaaaaaagcagaagaaagctCACGCAGagcaaaaattatattcttgtaaaatttgtgataaaacattttctggaaaCCGTAACTTGATGGTACACATGAAAACTCACACAGGAGAAAAACCTTTCACTTCTTCAAtctgtggaaaacgtttcaaacaaaaaagacatttaactcagcacatgagaattcacacaggtgagaagcctttctcatgtgggagctgtggaaaaagtttcaacGATAAAGGCCAATTAAATGTacatatgagaattcacacaggtgagaagcctttctcatgtgggacctgtggaaaatgttttacccataaaaacactttgaatgttcatatgagaattcacacaggtgagaagcctttctgctgtgggacttgtggaaagagtttcaccCAAAAGGGCAGTTtagatgttcacatgagaattcacagaggtgagaagcctttctcctgtggaacctgtggaaaaggtttctctataaaaagtaatttaaaagttcatgtgaaaattcacactggtgagaagcctttctcatgtgggagctgtggaaaaagtttcaccttgaaaacaattttaaataatcatatgagaaatcacacaggtgagaagcctttctcatgtgggagctgtggaaaaagtttcaacGATAAAGGCCAATTAAATGTacatatgagaattcacacaggtgagaagcttTTCTcctgtgggacttgtggaaagagtttcaccCATAAGGGCAGTTtagatgttcacatgagaattcacagaggtgaaaagcctttctcctgtgggtcCTGTGGAAAGCGTTACAGTGAAAGAGGGaagttaactcagcacatgagaattcacacaggtgagaagcctttctcctctggaacctgtggaaaaggtttctctataaaaagtaatttaaaagttcatgtgaaaattcacactggtgagaagcctttctcttgtgggacttgtggaaagagtttcaccCATAAGGGCAGTTtagatgttcacatgagaattcacagaggtgagaagccttttctCCTGTGGGTCCTGTGGAAAGCGTTACAGTGAAAGAGGGAAGTTAGctcagcacatgagaattcacacaggtgagaagcctttctcctgtggaacctgtggaaaaggtttctctataaaaagtaatttaaaagttcatgtgaaaattcacactggtgagaagcctttctcatgtgggagctgtggaaaatgttttacccataaatacactttgaatgttcatatgagaattcacacaggtgagaagcctttctgctgtgggacttgtggaaagagtttcaccCAAAAGGGCAGTTtagatgttcacatgagaattcacagaggtgagaagcctttctcctgtgggtcCTGTGGAAAGCGTTACAGTGAAAGAGGGAcgttaactcagcacatgagaattcacacaggtgagaagcctttctcctgtggaacctgtggaaaaggtttctctataaaaagtaatttaaaagttcatgtgaaaattcacactggtgagaagccttctcttgtgggacttgtggaaagagtttcaccCATAAGGGCAGTTtagatgttcacatgagaattcacagagggtgagaagcctttctcctgtgggtcCTGTGGAAAGCGTTACAGTGAAAGAGGGaagttaactcagcacatgagaattcacacaggtgagaagcctttctcctgtggaacctgtggaaaaggtttctctataaaaagtaatttaaaagttcatgtgaaaattcacactggtgagaagcctttctcatgtgggagctgtggaaaatgttttacccataaatacactttgaatgttcatatgagaattcacacaggtgagaagcctttctgctgtgggacttgtggaaagagtttcaccCAAAAGGGCAGTTtagatgttcacatgagaattcacagaggtgagaagcctttctcctgtgggtcCTGTGGAAAGCGTTACAGTGAAAGAGGGAcgttaactcagcacatgagaattcacacaggtgagaagcctttctcctgtggaacctgtggaaaaggtttctctataaaaagtaatttaaaagttcatgtgaaaattcacactggtgagaagcctttctgttgtgggacttgtggaaagagtttcaccCATAAGGGCAGTTtagatgttcacatgagaattcacagaggtgagaagcctttctcctgtgggacttgtggaaagcgttacagtgaaagagggaagttaactcagcacatgagaattcacacaggtgagaagcctttctcctgtggaacctgtggaaaaggtttctctataaaaagtaatttaaaagttcatgtgaaaattcacactggtgagaagcctttctcatgtgggagctgtggaaaatgttttacccataaatacactttgaatgttcatatgagaattcacacaggtgagaagcctttctgctgtgggacttgtggaaaaagtttctctcgaaaagataaattaaataatcatatgaaaattcacacaagTGAGAAACCcttctcttgtgggacttgtggaaagagtttcaccCATAAGGGCAATTTAGATGTTCACATGAgagttcacacaggtgagaagcctttctcttgtggtacTTGTGGAAAAATTTTCTCTcgaaaagataaattaaataatcatatgaaaattcacacaagTGAGAAACCCTTCTCTTGTGggacatgtggaaaaagtttcacctcGAAAACAACTTTACATAgtcatatgagaattcacacaggtagaagcctttctcctgtggaacctgtggaaaaagtttctctaaaaaagttcatttaaatgttcacatgagaattcacacaggtgagaagcctttctcttgtggtacatgtggaaaaagtttcaccttgaaaacaactttaaataatcatatgagaattcacacaggtgagaagcctttctcttgtgcaacctgtggaaaaagttacagtgaCAGAAGGACTTTAAttcagcacatgagaattcacacaggtgagaagcctttctcttgtggtacatgtggaaaaagtttcacctggaaaacaactttaaataatcatatgagaattcacacaggtgagaagcctttctcatgtgggacctgtggaaaatg encodes:
- the LOC116727463 gene encoding zinc finger protein 850-like, with product MVHMKTHTGEKPFTSSICGKRFKQKRHLTQHMRIHTGEKPFSCGSCGKSFNDKGQLNVHMRIHTGEKPFSCGTCGKCFTHKNTLNVHMRIHTGEKPFCCGTCGKSFTQKGSLDVHMRIHRGEKPFSCGTCGKGFSIKSNLKVHVKIHTGEKPFSCGSCGKSFTLKTILNNHMRNHTGEKPFSCGSCGKSFNDKGQLNVHMRIHTGEKLFSCGTCGKSFTHKGSLDVHMRIHRGEKPFSCGSCGKRYSERGKLTQHMRIHTGEKPFSSGTCGKGFSIKSNLKVHVKIHTGEKPFSCGTCGKSFTHKGSLDVHMRIHRGEKPFSCGTCGKGFSIKSNLKVHVKIHTGEKPFSCGSCGKCFTHKYTLNVHMRIHTGEKPFCCGTCGKSFTQKGSLDVHMRIHRGEKPFSCGSCGKRYSERGTLTQHMRIHTGEKPFSCGTCGKGFSIKSNLKVHVKIHTEGEKPFSCGSCGKRYSERGKLTQHMRIHTGEKPFSCGTCGKGFSIKSNLKVHVKIHTGEKPFSCGSCGKCFTHKYTLNVHMRIHTGEKPFCCGTCGKSFTQKGSLDVHMRIHRGEKPFSCGSCGKRYSERGTLTQHMRIHTGEKPFSCGTCGKGFSIKSNLKVHVKIHTGEKPFCCGTCGKSFTHKGSLDVHMRIHRGEKPFSCGTCGKRYSERGKLTQHMRIHTGEKPFSCGTCGKGFSIKSNLKVHVKIHTGEKPFSCGSCGKCFTHKYTLNVHMRIHTGEKPFCCGTCGKSFSRKDKLNNHMKIHTSEKPFSCGTCGKSFTHKGNLDVHMRVHTGEKPFSCGTCGKIFSRKDKLNNHMKIHTSEKPFSCGTCGKSFTSKTTLHSHMRIHTGEKPFSCATCGKSYSDRRTLIQHMRIHTEFHP